From Danio rerio strain Tuebingen ecotype United States chromosome 7, GRCz12tu, whole genome shotgun sequence, the proteins below share one genomic window:
- the kcnj10a gene encoding ATP-sensitive inward rectifier potassium channel 10, which translates to MTSATPPSSRSSSPQKVCHSQTQTDVLKPLLGGGGGGTSTGNGPAALRRRRRVLSKDGRSNVRIEHVSGRGTLYLRDLWTTFLDMQWRYKLFLFSATFAGTWFVFGVLWYLVALVHGDLLEFDPPSNHTPCVMQVQTLTGAFLFSLESQTTIGYGFRCITEECPLAIILLIVQLVITMVMEIFITGTFLAKVARPKKRGETVKFSQHAVVANHEGRPCLMIRVANMRKSLLLGCQVSGKLLQTSQTKEGETVRLDQRNVAFQVDTSSDSPFLILPLTFYHVIDDNSPLRAWAAKGGGWTDPELADFELLVIMSATVEPTSATCQVRTSYLPDEILWGYEFPPVVSLSPSGKYVADFAFFDKVAKTKTPPLFKQAPPSHTQTPQHQGSGEKGADTEKMRLEESYREERGRDRGRVRDQLSVRISNV; encoded by the exons ATGACTTCAGCCACGCCCCCTTCCTCCCGTAGCTCCTCCCCCCAGAAAGTCTGCCATTcccagacacagacagatgtcctGAAGCCCCTCCTTGGTGGCGGAGGGGGCGGAACTTCCACAGGAAACGGCCCTGCAGCTCTGAGACGCCGGCGACGGGTTCTGTCCAAAGATGGGCGGAGCAACGTTCGAATCGAACACGTAAGCGGCCGCGGGACACTTTACCTGCGGGACCTCTGGACCaccttcctggacatgcagtggcGCTACAAGCTCTTCCTGTTTTCGGCCACCTTTGCTGGCACCTGGTTTGTCTTTGGGGTCCTGTGGTACTTGGTGGCCCTCGTGCATGGAGATTTACTAG AGTTTGATCCTCCATCCAACCATACGCCGTGTGTCATGCAGGTTCAGACTCTCACCGGAGCGTTTCTTTTCTCTCTGGAATCGCAAACTACGATTGGCTACGGCTTTCGCTGCATTACTGAGGAATGTCCACTCGCCATCATCCTGCTGATAGTTCAGCTCGTCATCACAATGGTGATGGAGATCTTCATCACGGGAACCTTCCTCGCCAAG GTAGCTCGGCCGAAGAAGCGTGGCGAGACGGTGAAGTTTAGTCAGCATGCTGTGGTAGCCAATCATGAGGGTCGACCCTGTCTCATGATTAGAGTGGCCAACATGCGCAAGAGCCTGCTTCTGGGCTGCCAG GTATCAGGTAAGCTACTGCAGACGTCGCAGACTAAAGAGGGGGAGACGGTGCGTCTGGACCAGAGGAATGTAGCCTTCCAAGTGGACACATCTAGTGACAGTCCCTTTCTCATCCTACCCCTCACTTTCTACCATGTGATAGACGACAACAGCCCACTGAGGGCATGGGCCGCCAAAG GTGGCGGGTGGACGGATCCTGAACTGGCTGACTTTGAGCTGCTGGTGATCATGAGTGCTACAGTTGAACCGACCTCGGCCACATGTCAGGTGCGCACCTCATACCTGCCGGACGAGATCCTGTGGGGCTACGAGTTTCCACCCGTCGTCTCTCTCTCACCCTCTGGAAAGTACGTCGCCGATTTCGCTTTCTTCGACAAGGTTGCCAAGACCAAGACTCCGCCCCTTTTCAAACAAGCCCCTCCCTCCCATACACAAACACCACAGCATCAAGGCAGCGGAGAAAAAGGGGCAGATACTGAGAAGATGCGATTGGAGGAGAGCTACCGGGAGGAAAGGGGGCGGGACAGAGGCCGTGTCCGAGATCAGCTTAGCGTACGCATCAGTAACGTGTAG